In Ancylothrix sp. D3o, the DNA window GCTGTTGAACGAAGGCGTCAATCTTAGAGGGGCTGACTTCAGAAATGCTTGCATTAATAATGCCAATCTTAGAGGGGCTGATCTCCGAGATACTAATCTGAGTAAGTGCACATTATATGACTCCAACTTTACTGGTGCCGATCTCAGGGGCGCTAACTTGGAAGAGGCGAGGGTTGGCTGAGGCTATCTTGAATGCTGCTAACCTTAGCGGTGTTAACTTACGAAATGCTTGCTTTGATGGGACTGACGCAACTGCTGCTAACTTCACTCGTGCCGATTTA includes these proteins:
- a CDS encoding pentapeptide repeat-containing protein, encoding MNEGVNLRGADFRNACINNANLRGADLRDTNLSKCTLYDSNFTGADLRGANLEEARVG